The proteins below are encoded in one region of Paraflavitalea devenefica:
- a CDS encoding RagB/SusD family nutrient uptake outer membrane protein yields MKRLLTYILLFTLVAAQFSCDKQLSAPPANARVEGTAITNQQTAQIALNGAYYRFANVNNNNVTDWASHQVTSGMLSGMMGYGFGAMQEESNDMANGGYGSLLWSQSYLLLNAANGVIQGINAVADNAFIGNKKNELLSESRFLRAYAHFRLLIYFGEWYKPNSAYGTLLRDQLSTLGNIPKARSNVADSYKFILEDLDFAIANGPASNSNYYATKWAAMALRMRVLICRGQTNDYAEVINLGNTILQQGPYELESNLKDLFYVKGLNSKEVILGVKPQPNQEAFYYILSRAYYPAQSSLYVAKKAFKDLLQNDPRSSWMIGPATPYQAYSPNTYYFTKYIAYGGATSQLTETSYAIRLTEVYLLQAEAIIRSGGDLATAKDLIKTVMGKAGVTDFSAVDNATTVDQLLLQNYYEVCRNLTGEDAIEWLTLLRLPFDTVKQLKPTIINQFQYIYPVPLTEFESNPAFGDQNPGYSK; encoded by the coding sequence ATGAAACGCTTATTAACCTATATACTTTTGTTTACCCTTGTGGCGGCCCAGTTTTCCTGCGATAAGCAATTAAGCGCGCCACCGGCCAATGCCCGCGTGGAAGGTACAGCCATTACGAACCAGCAGACAGCCCAGATCGCCCTGAACGGCGCATATTACCGGTTTGCCAACGTCAATAACAATAATGTGACTGACTGGGCATCGCACCAGGTAACCAGCGGTATGTTGTCGGGTATGATGGGCTATGGATTCGGAGCCATGCAAGAGGAGTCGAATGATATGGCAAACGGTGGTTATGGCTCCTTACTATGGAGCCAGAGCTACCTTTTGTTGAACGCTGCCAATGGTGTGATCCAGGGCATCAACGCGGTGGCCGATAATGCCTTTATCGGCAATAAAAAAAATGAATTGCTGAGTGAAAGCCGCTTCCTGCGCGCCTATGCGCACTTCCGGCTGCTGATCTATTTTGGCGAGTGGTACAAACCCAATAGTGCGTATGGCACGCTGCTGCGGGACCAGTTATCTACCCTGGGCAATATTCCCAAGGCGCGCAGCAATGTGGCTGATAGTTATAAGTTTATCCTGGAAGACCTGGATTTCGCTATTGCCAATGGACCGGCCAGCAATAGCAATTACTATGCTACCAAATGGGCGGCGATGGCCCTCAGGATGCGGGTGCTGATCTGCCGGGGACAGACCAACGATTATGCGGAAGTGATCAACCTGGGCAATACCATTCTGCAACAGGGGCCGTATGAACTGGAGAGCAATTTGAAGGACCTGTTTTATGTGAAGGGATTAAATAGTAAGGAAGTGATCCTGGGAGTAAAGCCCCAGCCTAACCAGGAAGCGTTTTATTATATTCTCAGCAGGGCCTATTATCCTGCTCAATCCTCTTTGTATGTAGCCAAAAAAGCGTTCAAAGACTTGCTGCAAAATGATCCGAGAAGCAGTTGGATGATCGGGCCGGCCACTCCTTACCAGGCTTATAGTCCGAACACTTATTACTTCACCAAGTACATTGCTTATGGCGGCGCCACGTCGCAGCTTACGGAAACTTCTTATGCCATCCGTTTAACAGAAGTGTATTTACTGCAGGCAGAAGCCATCATCCGTTCAGGCGGTGACCTTGCCACTGCCAAAGACCTGATCAAAACCGTTATGGGTAAGGCCGGTGTTACGGATTTCAGCGCTGTGGATAATGCTACTACGGTCGACCAGTTGTTGCTGCAAAACTATTACGAAGTGTGCAGGAACCTGACAGGTGAAGATGCTATAGAGTGGCTGACCTTACTGCGGCTTCCTTTCGATACTGTAAAACAATTAAAGCCCACTATTATCAACCAGTTTCAATACATTTACCCGGTGCCGTTAACAGAGTTCGAATCGAATCCTGCTTTTGGCGATCAGAACCCGGGATACTCAAAATAA
- a CDS encoding RNA polymerase sigma factor, protein MTLKKKLAGSQPYNVKEVLQRIATGDEAAFSFLFYQFAPRLHSYLTGITGSETVAEELVQNTFIRVWVYRDQLINVHHPTAWIHRVAANEAFNFLKRKNTEQKAMLEVSRSNEWYAGDDVAYNELKKNIAEAIAALPEKRRRIWRLVREEGMKPAVVAEQLGISLSTVKNTLAEAQKNIRDFLEDRGFWMLALLFMRW, encoded by the coding sequence ATGACTCTAAAGAAAAAGTTGGCCGGATCGCAACCATACAATGTGAAAGAAGTGCTGCAACGTATTGCCACGGGTGATGAAGCTGCCTTTTCCTTCCTGTTCTATCAGTTTGCTCCCCGCCTTCATTCCTACCTTACGGGGATTACCGGTTCTGAAACCGTTGCCGAAGAGTTGGTGCAAAACACGTTCATCCGGGTGTGGGTGTATCGTGATCAATTAATCAATGTGCATCATCCCACTGCCTGGATTCACCGGGTAGCTGCCAATGAAGCCTTCAATTTCCTCAAAAGAAAGAATACCGAGCAAAAGGCTATGCTGGAGGTAAGCCGGTCGAACGAGTGGTATGCCGGCGATGATGTGGCATATAACGAACTGAAGAAGAATATTGCCGAGGCCATTGCTGCGCTCCCTGAAAAACGTCGCCGGATCTGGAGACTGGTCAGGGAAGAAGGTATGAAGCCTGCAGTGGTAGCTGAACAATTAGGTATTTCGCTCAGTACGGTAAAAAACACGCTGGCAGAAGCGCAAAAGAATATCCGGGATTTTCTGGAAGACCGGGGTTTTTGGATGCTGGCCTTACTGTTTATGCGCTGGTAG
- a CDS encoding DUF1801 domain-containing protein, translating into MNKEVQAYNNAQADEDKAICNLLAKEINRHLPKAENKIWHRHPVWFLDGNPVVGYSKLKGSVRLLFWSGQSFDEPGLEKEGSFKAAEARYTAADQVNTKDLQRWLEKSEKIQWDYKNIVKRKGVLERLK; encoded by the coding sequence ATGAACAAGGAAGTGCAGGCCTATAATAACGCCCAGGCAGACGAGGATAAGGCCATTTGTAATTTACTGGCCAAAGAAATAAACCGCCATTTGCCGAAGGCTGAAAATAAGATCTGGCACCGGCACCCGGTGTGGTTCCTGGATGGCAACCCGGTTGTTGGCTATAGTAAGTTAAAGGGCAGCGTTCGCCTGCTTTTCTGGAGCGGCCAATCGTTTGATGAGCCCGGCTTAGAAAAGGAAGGTAGTTTCAAAGCGGCAGAAGCCCGTTACACGGCTGCAGACCAGGTCAATACCAAAGACCTGCAACGCTGGCTGGAGAAATCAGAAAAGATACAATGGGATTATAAGAATATCGTCAAAAGGAAGGGTGTATTGGAAAGGCTTAAATAA
- a CDS encoding Gfo/Idh/MocA family protein encodes MSSQSRRDALKKIAAGSSIILLSPGSLFASPRPKKDRLGIALVGLGYYSTDLLAPALQQTKHCYLAGIVTGTPSKAETWKKKYNIPDKNIYNYQQFDSIANNPDIDVVYVVLPPSMHKEYVIRAANAGKHVWCEKPMAMTEKECREMIDACRKNKRSLAIGYRLQHEPNTQEWRRIVQQQSLGKVKRVNCAAGYRDNRTDHWKQKKEMGGGVLYDMGVYSIQGARLGTGMEPVAIVSATTSTTRPEIYKNGLDETTVATLEFPGGVIADIKTSFGENINFLDITCEKGAIKMNPYSAYNGQRGSSPLGEIHHPYQVPWQQAKQMDDDAMAIIQGKPMQVPGEEGLRDIRVVEAIYRCAGSGQRVNL; translated from the coding sequence ATGTCTTCACAATCACGCAGAGACGCACTCAAAAAGATTGCCGCCGGAAGTAGTATTATCCTTTTGTCTCCCGGTTCCTTATTTGCCAGTCCCCGCCCGAAAAAAGACCGCCTGGGCATCGCCCTCGTTGGCCTGGGTTATTACAGTACCGACCTGCTGGCGCCAGCCTTACAGCAAACCAAACATTGCTACCTGGCGGGTATTGTAACAGGCACTCCTTCCAAGGCCGAAACCTGGAAGAAGAAGTACAATATTCCTGATAAGAATATTTACAACTACCAGCAGTTTGATAGTATTGCCAATAACCCGGATATTGATGTAGTGTACGTTGTATTGCCCCCTTCCATGCATAAGGAATATGTGATCAGGGCAGCGAATGCAGGTAAACATGTGTGGTGCGAAAAGCCTATGGCCATGACTGAGAAGGAATGCCGGGAAATGATTGATGCCTGCCGTAAGAACAAGCGGTCACTGGCCATTGGTTACCGTTTACAGCATGAACCCAATACGCAGGAATGGCGCCGCATTGTGCAGCAACAATCATTGGGCAAGGTAAAACGGGTAAACTGCGCAGCCGGCTATCGCGATAACCGTACAGACCACTGGAAGCAGAAGAAGGAAATGGGCGGCGGCGTATTGTATGATATGGGGGTTTATTCCATCCAGGGAGCGCGGCTTGGAACAGGTATGGAACCTGTTGCGATCGTGTCGGCTACCACCTCTACTACGCGCCCTGAAATATACAAGAACGGCCTGGATGAAACCACAGTGGCTACGCTGGAGTTTCCCGGCGGTGTAATAGCGGATATTAAAACCAGCTTTGGTGAAAATATCAATTTCCTCGATATCACCTGCGAGAAGGGAGCCATCAAGATGAACCCTTATTCTGCCTATAATGGGCAAAGAGGCAGTAGTCCGTTGGGAGAGATCCATCATCCTTACCAGGTACCCTGGCAGCAGGCTAAGCAAATGGATGATGACGCCATGGCGATTATACAGGGGAAACCCATGCAGGTGCCCGGCGAAGAAGGCCTGCGCGATATCCGGGTCGTGGAAGCCATCTACCGTTGTGCCGGCAGCGGACAACGCGTCAACTTATAG
- a CDS encoding FecR family protein, with protein sequence MENPDIKKLVRKYTNSSLTAEEQELLLGYMETHEEAVKEAIAGELAEHETLPAFRHRNYDHLIRKVMSVDDGKMVAGEAPVVPVRRVRVFNRTWLRYAAAVLIILGGIGIYRWNAVRDQLPHHDAPVATVNKVEPGKNGAVLTLADGTKVVLDSLADGIVSSQNGARVVLQDGRLTYQPTAASSEAIVYNTMSTPKGRQFSMVLPDGTRVWLNAASSLRYPTLFTGGERRVDITGEAYFEVAPLTPTGRKKLPFIVGLPGGATVEVLGTHFNINAYSDEPAITTTLLEGSVRVETGSQKPEVGSQTSDFRPQTSVFLKPGQQASMPFISSKSNESSPIEVQTADIAKVMAWKNGLFNFEDASLEQVMRQLTRWYDIEVVYEKGIPDTYFIGEIGKNTPLNDVLTFLEKTGVHFRLEGRRLVVQP encoded by the coding sequence ATGGAGAATCCCGATATCAAAAAACTTGTACGTAAATACACCAATAGTTCCCTGACTGCTGAGGAACAGGAACTGTTGTTGGGTTATATGGAAACCCATGAAGAAGCGGTGAAAGAGGCTATCGCCGGCGAACTGGCTGAACATGAAACCCTTCCAGCCTTTCGGCACAGGAATTATGACCACCTGATCAGGAAGGTGATGAGTGTGGATGATGGAAAAATGGTCGCCGGTGAAGCGCCTGTTGTTCCTGTACGCCGGGTGCGTGTGTTCAACAGAACCTGGCTCAGGTATGCTGCGGCTGTCCTCATTATATTGGGTGGCATTGGCATTTACAGGTGGAATGCAGTCAGGGACCAACTGCCCCATCATGACGCACCGGTGGCAACTGTTAATAAGGTGGAGCCGGGGAAAAATGGCGCTGTATTAACCCTGGCGGATGGTACAAAGGTGGTTTTAGATAGTTTGGCAGATGGGATCGTCTCGTCTCAAAACGGCGCCCGGGTTGTATTGCAGGATGGCCGGCTTACTTACCAGCCAACGGCTGCATCTTCTGAAGCCATTGTTTACAATACGATGAGCACACCCAAGGGCCGGCAATTTAGTATGGTACTTCCTGATGGAACAAGAGTTTGGTTGAATGCAGCGAGCTCGCTCCGCTATCCGACGCTGTTTACCGGTGGTGAACGCCGGGTTGATATTACGGGAGAGGCTTATTTTGAAGTGGCGCCCCTAACCCCTACAGGGAGAAAGAAACTGCCTTTTATTGTTGGTTTACCGGGCGGAGCAACCGTAGAGGTTTTAGGTACACACTTTAATATCAATGCCTATTCTGATGAGCCTGCTATTACAACGACGCTGCTGGAAGGAAGCGTGAGAGTGGAAACCGGAAGTCAGAAGCCGGAAGTCGGAAGTCAGACTTCAGACTTCAGACCTCAGACTTCTGTATTTTTAAAACCCGGACAGCAAGCTTCTATGCCATTCATATCCTCAAAATCCAATGAATCTTCGCCAATCGAGGTTCAGACAGCCGACATTGCCAAAGTCATGGCGTGGAAGAATGGTTTGTTCAATTTTGAAGACGCGAGCCTGGAACAGGTGATGCGCCAGTTGACGCGCTGGTACGATATTGAAGTGGTATACGAAAAAGGAATTCCAGATACTTATTTTATCGGTGAGATAGGGAAAAACACGCCATTAAACGATGTGCTGACATTTCTTGAAAAAACGGGCGTTCACTTCCGCCTGGAAGGCCGGCGATTAGTTGTACAACCTTAA
- a CDS encoding TlpA disulfide reductase family protein has product MKASYLLTGILLCNLVAWTQKPFLINGTITGKTNDYIYLYYVSGPDETTATDSALIKNGRFSFTGKLPGPVQATLAMDKQNRMAAKYTQVFIGPGNMKLALDYNRFAESVALKGSPVQEEMDVLTKARAPIYEQLKPLSEAYNKANNTYIEAMKAKKDEATLESLKGAANTAKEAMEPLYEQMNTIDGAFMDKYPQSFVTASVLRYRISGMLLPEAEARYNKLKEEVKASYLGRAIKAEVDGLRNGSPGAAAYSFAAMEINGSGLKLSDFRGKYVLLDFWASWCVPCRKGNPHLLSLYAKYKDKGLEIIGISDDDSKPEAWRKAVEQDKIGVWKHVLRGLKHKPDGGFDRSESISDQYGIHSLPTKILIDPKGVIVGRYGGGGEDDAAMDKKLAEVFAQDSLTLHIGDAAPAIKYSQWLKGTPVTSYDDNRVYVLEFWATWCGPCIAAMPHLSELSDKYKDKATFIGVNVYEKTGDQPYESSLPAVTRFVNSSANRMRYDVIADNNAQEMANLWLKPAGIGGIPTTFVVSKGKIVWIGHPIKLDSIMDPVIAGTFDVAAFKKDYEVKSVASLKQSNEIKAIFAAVKEAADAKDFKKAFLAVDEGIQKMPILSMVLKGEKFKILLNHFTESEALQYARELNKENKSFASMIAVEICEKEGLSKEAYLYAADSFRSALEGYKFSLLYDKLALAYSKAGDAKAAVEAEEKAVAAAKAEIKDPQFGGRVFDYTITGYEETLNKYKKAVKN; this is encoded by the coding sequence ATGAAAGCAAGCTATCTTCTTACGGGGATATTGTTGTGTAACCTCGTTGCCTGGACACAAAAACCTTTTCTTATTAATGGTACCATCACCGGCAAGACGAACGATTATATTTACCTGTATTATGTATCGGGACCGGATGAGACGACTGCCACAGACAGCGCCCTGATCAAAAACGGCCGATTCTCTTTTACGGGCAAACTACCCGGACCGGTGCAGGCCACCCTTGCGATGGATAAACAAAACCGTATGGCCGCGAAGTACACGCAGGTGTTTATCGGGCCGGGCAATATGAAACTTGCCCTTGACTACAACCGGTTTGCCGAAAGCGTTGCATTGAAGGGATCGCCTGTACAGGAAGAAATGGATGTGTTGACAAAAGCCAGGGCGCCCATTTATGAGCAACTAAAGCCTTTGAGTGAGGCGTACAACAAAGCCAATAATACCTATATCGAGGCCATGAAGGCAAAGAAAGACGAGGCCACGCTCGAATCGCTGAAAGGGGCGGCTAATACAGCCAAAGAGGCCATGGAGCCTTTGTATGAACAGATGAATACCATTGACGGAGCGTTTATGGATAAATACCCTCAGTCGTTTGTTACCGCCTCGGTATTACGCTATAGGATCAGCGGCATGCTTTTACCTGAAGCCGAAGCGCGCTATAACAAATTGAAGGAGGAAGTAAAGGCCAGTTATCTCGGTAGAGCTATAAAGGCGGAAGTAGACGGCCTTCGTAATGGTTCTCCCGGGGCGGCAGCGTATTCATTTGCCGCTATGGAGATCAATGGCTCCGGTCTGAAGCTGTCTGACTTTAGGGGCAAGTATGTATTGCTCGATTTCTGGGCTTCCTGGTGTGTGCCCTGCCGTAAAGGCAATCCCCACCTGTTGTCGTTGTATGCAAAATATAAGGACAAAGGTCTTGAGATTATCGGCATCTCCGACGATGACAGTAAGCCTGAAGCCTGGCGTAAAGCGGTAGAGCAGGATAAGATCGGCGTATGGAAGCATGTGTTGCGTGGCCTGAAGCATAAGCCTGATGGCGGTTTCGACAGGAGTGAATCCATCAGCGATCAATATGGCATTCATTCGCTTCCTACGAAAATACTGATCGATCCCAAAGGGGTGATTGTAGGCCGCTATGGCGGTGGGGGAGAAGATGATGCGGCGATGGACAAGAAACTGGCGGAGGTATTTGCGCAGGATAGCCTTACCCTGCATATTGGTGATGCAGCGCCTGCCATCAAATATTCCCAATGGCTGAAGGGCACACCGGTCACTTCCTACGATGATAACAGGGTGTATGTACTTGAGTTCTGGGCTACCTGGTGCGGGCCTTGTATTGCCGCCATGCCGCATTTATCAGAACTGTCGGATAAGTATAAGGACAAAGCCACTTTTATCGGGGTGAATGTGTATGAGAAAACCGGTGATCAGCCGTATGAATCTTCCCTGCCAGCTGTTACCCGGTTTGTGAACAGCAGCGCCAACCGGATGCGTTATGATGTTATTGCTGATAACAATGCGCAGGAAATGGCCAATTTGTGGTTAAAGCCGGCGGGCATAGGGGGGATACCCACCACCTTTGTAGTGAGTAAAGGAAAGATCGTATGGATCGGTCATCCGATCAAGCTGGACAGCATTATGGACCCTGTCATAGCGGGCACTTTTGATGTAGCTGCCTTTAAAAAAGATTATGAAGTTAAGTCTGTAGCATCTTTAAAGCAAAGCAATGAGATAAAGGCCATATTTGCCGCCGTGAAGGAGGCTGCTGATGCGAAAGACTTTAAGAAGGCCTTCCTGGCAGTTGATGAGGGTATTCAAAAAATGCCGATACTGAGTATGGTACTAAAAGGAGAAAAATTCAAGATCCTGCTGAACCATTTCACCGAATCAGAAGCCTTGCAGTATGCAAGAGAGCTGAACAAGGAAAATAAATCCTTTGCGAGCATGATCGCTGTGGAGATCTGTGAGAAAGAAGGCCTTTCCAAAGAAGCCTACCTGTATGCTGCTGATAGTTTCAGAAGTGCCCTGGAGGGCTATAAGTTTTCGTTGTTGTATGATAAATTGGCTCTTGCCTACAGCAAAGCCGGTGACGCGAAGGCTGCTGTGGAAGCGGAAGAAAAAGCCGTAGCCGCTGCCAAAGCAGAAATAAAGGACCCGCAATTCGGCGGGCGTGTATTTGATTATACCATTACTGGTTATGAAGAAACACTCAATAAGTACAAAAAAGCGGTAAAGAATTAA
- a CDS encoding TonB-dependent receptor, whose protein sequence is MQKTAYWCRRLMAYPDCCRPGFQSGCGPGTDRTITKILRVMKLTAVLLTAAFLQVYASGHSQSVTISGKNMSLKKVFAVVKEQTDYVVFANRSDLEKAKTVSVSVSNMPLHDFMQLILKDQPLNFLIKGNTIVLSRKTEEQGGAPETTEALLPLLTIQGRVTDADGNVLKGVSVTVKGMSLGTQTDDKGRFTLNNVKENAQLQFSFVGYAPQSYKVARTTTDITIVLTLQTQNLDELVMIGYGSSKRKDLTGSVASLNVNEVRNIPFVSIDQALAGKAPGVQVIQADGSPGGVAKIRIRGGSSLIGGNDPLYIIDGVQVTIQNRYVQSAADVINPVENLGGDDNYANATIGSSFARGLNTLAGLNINDIETIDILKDASATAIYGSRAANGVVIITTKKGKKNQKPVLEANYYTAVSQAITEKLLSAGQYRAVMVQGAKDLNALRTAQGRPLNAVATAIINDPNAVFGTANTDWIDVVTRTGITQNADLSVRGGGTGSRYYTSLAYQNQTGTLLGTDFSRIAGKMNLDNEITDRIRVITNLDYGFSRNNITNGIYSSALYVPPTFAPYNADGSPAVFNPVSFGSSVHSGVQNPLLLLQGQNRSKTTMLLGSVALEIDVLKSLKFRSTASVNYNNYHQLNYVPSSVTVSSPSGGASSNGGVATQAQTQQTDVFYENTLTWDKQFNESNRLNLLVGTSWQQSKAQTFSASGQGFPDDNFLNGLSSAALALPPKASESQSALLSFYLRANYALKERYLLTVTGRSDASSKFPRTNRVGYFPSFGLAWRASEESFLKRLKWLNELKFRVSAGYTGTQNLGDNLFYTLYTPGSYASTNALIPTQLGNERIKWESTVQKDAGVDFALFNSRLRGAIGYYEKRTSGLLMAYPVATSSGFTSALVNLADISNKGLEIDLRGDIVRGKKIGWTIAANISGNRAKVTNINRDLQNPRQAADRDPFYNSVFSIGNTVLREGEPVGLIYGYKYEGVIKTQKELDDYKAASLYARYGLLTNLALGYPKYGLIDTGTYKGYFARDVIGHAQPQFYGGITNTVSFQQFSLMTLFTFSYGGDLLYLPDVKSLGLGDYYNRNTRVLLDHYSASNTDANRPSLVLTEPNTYGTGPSNLAVHDASYIKLKSISLNYDLPVSLLNKLHMRTAMVYVAGSNLFSITSYPGPDPEVSNDPYSLINGYSDAATYPSMRQFSVGVRIGF, encoded by the coding sequence ATGCAAAAAACTGCTTATTGGTGCCGCCGTCTTATGGCTTATCCTGATTGTTGCCGTCCCGGCTTTCAGTCAGGATGTGGACCCGGAACGGACCGGACCATTACCAAAATCCTGCGTGTGATGAAACTTACTGCTGTTTTGTTAACTGCCGCCTTCCTGCAGGTGTATGCTTCAGGCCATTCCCAGTCGGTAACCATTTCGGGGAAAAACATGTCTCTTAAAAAAGTGTTTGCTGTTGTTAAGGAGCAGACGGATTATGTTGTGTTTGCCAATCGCAGCGACCTGGAAAAGGCGAAAACCGTATCCGTGTCGGTGAGCAATATGCCCCTGCATGATTTTATGCAACTGATCCTGAAAGATCAGCCGCTTAATTTCCTGATTAAAGGGAACACGATCGTGTTGTCGCGCAAAACAGAAGAGCAGGGAGGCGCACCGGAAACAACAGAAGCGTTGTTGCCGCTCCTGACCATACAGGGCCGTGTTACGGATGCTGATGGCAATGTGCTGAAAGGGGTATCTGTAACCGTAAAAGGAATGAGCCTGGGCACACAGACGGATGATAAAGGGCGGTTCACGCTGAATAATGTAAAAGAAAATGCCCAGTTGCAATTCAGCTTTGTTGGCTATGCGCCTCAATCGTATAAAGTAGCCCGCACCACCACTGATATAACTATTGTTTTAACGTTGCAAACACAAAACCTCGATGAACTGGTGATGATAGGGTACGGTTCATCGAAGCGTAAAGACCTGACCGGCTCTGTTGCTTCGTTAAATGTGAATGAAGTACGCAATATTCCTTTTGTAAGTATCGATCAGGCGCTGGCAGGGAAAGCGCCCGGCGTACAGGTGATACAGGCCGATGGTTCACCGGGCGGTGTAGCCAAGATCCGTATACGCGGCGGCAGTTCCCTGATCGGCGGCAACGATCCCCTGTATATTATTGACGGGGTGCAGGTAACCATTCAAAACAGGTATGTGCAAAGCGCTGCAGATGTAATTAACCCGGTAGAGAACCTGGGAGGAGACGACAATTATGCAAATGCCACTATCGGCTCTTCCTTTGCGCGCGGGTTAAATACACTGGCTGGTTTGAACATCAATGATATTGAGACCATTGATATTTTGAAAGATGCCTCTGCTACCGCCATCTATGGATCGCGGGCGGCCAATGGTGTGGTGATCATTACCACGAAGAAAGGCAAGAAGAACCAGAAGCCGGTGCTGGAGGCGAATTATTATACAGCCGTAAGTCAGGCCATTACAGAAAAGTTGCTTTCTGCCGGTCAGTACCGGGCCGTTATGGTGCAGGGCGCCAAAGACCTGAACGCACTTCGTACCGCCCAGGGCAGGCCGCTGAACGCGGTGGCCACCGCTATCATCAACGATCCCAATGCAGTGTTCGGTACGGCCAATACAGATTGGATCGATGTGGTGACCAGAACAGGCATTACACAGAATGCCGACCTCAGTGTACGGGGAGGAGGGACCGGTTCGCGGTATTATACATCTCTTGCTTATCAAAACCAGACGGGCACATTACTGGGCACTGATTTTTCCCGTATCGCCGGTAAAATGAACCTGGACAATGAGATCACTGACCGCATCCGGGTGATCACCAATCTCGATTATGGTTTTAGCAGGAATAATATCACCAACGGCATTTATTCTTCCGCTTTGTATGTGCCGCCGACCTTTGCGCCATATAATGCAGACGGGTCGCCGGCTGTATTTAATCCGGTTTCCTTTGGTTCCTCTGTTCATTCGGGCGTACAAAACCCTTTGTTGCTGCTGCAGGGACAAAACCGTTCAAAGACCACCATGCTGCTGGGTTCTGTAGCGCTTGAGATAGATGTACTGAAGTCGTTGAAGTTCAGAAGTACTGCCTCTGTTAACTATAACAACTATCACCAGTTGAACTATGTGCCTTCGAGCGTAACCGTATCGAGCCCCTCCGGTGGCGCCAGTTCCAATGGAGGCGTAGCTACCCAGGCGCAGACACAGCAAACGGATGTGTTCTACGAAAATACGCTCACCTGGGATAAACAATTTAATGAAAGTAACCGGTTGAATTTACTGGTAGGCACCTCCTGGCAGCAATCAAAAGCGCAAACCTTTTCAGCATCGGGGCAGGGATTCCCCGATGACAATTTCCTGAACGGGTTGTCCTCGGCGGCGCTGGCCCTTCCGCCCAAAGCCAGCGAATCGCAAAGTGCGCTGCTGAGCTTTTACCTGCGGGCCAATTATGCACTGAAGGAAAGATATTTATTGACGGTAACAGGAAGGTCCGATGCCTCTTCCAAGTTTCCCAGGACCAACCGGGTGGGTTATTTCCCCTCTTTCGGTCTTGCCTGGAGAGCGAGTGAAGAATCATTCTTAAAACGGCTTAAATGGCTCAATGAATTGAAGTTCCGGGTAAGTGCAGGTTATACCGGCACGCAAAACCTGGGCGATAACCTGTTTTACACGTTGTATACGCCCGGTTCTTACGCGTCTACCAATGCACTGATCCCTACACAGCTGGGTAATGAGCGTATCAAATGGGAATCGACCGTGCAAAAGGATGCAGGCGTTGATTTTGCCCTGTTCAATTCAAGGCTTCGGGGCGCCATTGGTTATTATGAGAAGCGTACATCGGGACTGTTGATGGCCTACCCCGTTGCTACCAGTTCAGGATTTACCTCCGCCCTGGTGAACCTGGCTGATATCAGTAACAAAGGGCTGGAGATCGATCTGCGGGGAGACATCGTGCGTGGTAAAAAGATAGGGTGGACCATTGCCGCCAATATTTCCGGGAACAGGGCCAAGGTAACAAATATTAACCGCGACCTGCAGAATCCACGGCAGGCTGCTGACCGTGATCCGTTTTATAATTCCGTTTTTTCCATTGGTAATACTGTTTTGCGTGAAGGAGAACCCGTGGGGCTCATTTACGGTTACAAGTATGAGGGTGTGATTAAAACACAAAAAGAACTTGATGATTATAAAGCCGCCAGCTTGTATGCACGCTATGGCCTGCTGACAAACCTTGCTTTGGGCTATCCAAAGTATGGTCTGATTGATACCGGTACCTATAAAGGTTATTTTGCGCGGGACGTTATCGGGCATGCACAGCCCCAATTTTATGGTGGCATCACCAATACGGTCAGTTTCCAACAGTTCAGCCTGATGACCTTGTTCACCTTCTCGTACGGTGGCGACCTGTTGTATTTGCCAGATGTTAAATCGCTGGGTTTGGGCGACTATTATAACCGTAATACGCGGGTGCTGCTTGACCATTACAGTGCTTCCAATACGGATGCCAACCGTCCAAGTCTTGTGCTGACGGAACCCAATACGTACGGGACCGGCCCGTCCAACCTGGCCGTTCACGATGCATCGTATATCAAGCTGAAGTCGATCTCGCTCAATTACGACCTGCCTGTCTCGTTGCTTAATAAACTACACATGCGTACCGCCATGGTGTATGTAGCAGGCAGTAACCTGTTCTCCATTACAAGTTATCCCGGTCCTGATCCGGAGGTGAGTAACGACCCCTACAGCCTGATCAACGGTTATTCAGACGCGGCTACTTATCCCAGTATGCGTCAATTCAGTGTTGGTGTACGGATCGGATTTTAA